The region ggccttgccgcttacatgctgtgatttctccagattctctgaaccttttgatgatgatatggacggtagatgatgaaatccctaaattccttgcaattgtacgttgaggaacattgtccttaaactgttccaactattttctcacgcacttgttcacaaagaggcgaacctcaccccatctttgcttgtgaacgactgagcaattcagggaagctccttttatagccaatcggtggcacccacctgttcccaattagcctgttcacctgtgggatgttccaaacagatgtttgatgagcattcctgaactttctcagtcttttttgccacctgtcccagcttttttggaacgtgttgcacccataaaattctaagttcatgattatttgctaaaaacaatcaagttgatcagtttgaacattaaatatcctgtctttgtagtgttttcaattaaatgtaggttgaacatgatttgcaaatcattgtattctgtttttattcatgtttaacacaacgtcccaacttctttggaattggggttgtagaataaTTCTTTAAAATACAACATTATTCTCTTGGATTGCTGCATTTGTTCTGGGAGGAGatctaaaaatacaactttattcttgtgcgGGCGGCACATCGCAGTGTTGGCTGGAAGAGCGAGCCCTTCGTCTTTTAAAAGTCCAAACCTTTGATGCGATTTCCACCTCCAAAAGTACCAGCATGGAGCTATATAACATACCAATTACGATATCACACATTTAAAGAATGAGTTTATTTTTCAGTCAGATGGTGCCCCAGTCGATTGAAACAGACGGAAGCCGCAAACTGGTTCGCTGCCTAATCCGCTGCAAAATATGACCGACGACTCTATCTTTGTGTCTGTCATACATTTTTACTaaccttgtgtgttttaaataaaagcaGTTTAGTGTCCTTGTTAGTTCTAGCCAGGCCACACTAGCTGATTCTGCATTTTATACTTGTTCTTTTCAGGAGGCGAGTGAAGACTCATCTCCCGATGCTTCAGGTGTGGACCGCTGAGAAACCCCACCCACAAGAAGAGGTGagaaattttaattaatttcaattaaaaaaaatacaaaagttttTCCCTCACTTAACGCTGACTCTGCGTCCTCGCAGTACCTAGACTGCCTTTGGGCGCAGATCCAGAAGCTGAAGAAAGACCGCTGGCTGGAGCGCCACATCCTGCGGCCGTACATCGCCTTCGACAGTGTGCTGTGCGAGGCCCTGCAGCACAACTTGCCCCCCTTCACGCCGCCGGGGCACATGCCCGACGCCCAGTACCCCATGCCCCGCGTCATCTTCCGCATGTTCGACTACACCGATGCCCCGGAGGTAGGCCGTGTCGCCACATGACTGCTGCACTCTCGGAGCGCAAAGTTTCCACTCGAAATGCCCCAGTCATGATGTTTTAGTCCACAAGTGAGTTTTGGGGCCGCACATATATTACCACACTTTAAATCATGTGTGGCTgacattttgtgatttaaaaaaaataaataaataaaaacacacacacacacacgatttttaaaatggacacagGGGGCCAGGTCAtaagatttacaaaaaaagttaactgTGTATGTACAATGTTAAATTAGTTTACTTGAATAATAAATCagtaattctatttttttttcttgtattaatTATATACAGAACTGTCCAAAATTCTTAAGCCACCATTACATTTGTTCATTTAGCACTGCTAAATGATGATATTGATCATAAAAACTAGAATGCCACTAAGCAGAGCGCAGACCTCCTCCAAGGACAATGGCTTTGCCCCGTTTGTCCACTAtcatgccaaaatgtctttaaaggAGATCCACTATGCATTTTTCTCCATATTTTGTACCCATCTGTGCTAAATGGCAAAcacagatttgtgtgtgtgtgttctgtgtgACATGCTGTGTGTTGCCATCAGGGTCCGGTCATGCCCGGCAGTCATTCTGTGGAGAGGTTTGTCATTGAAGAGAACCTGCACTGCATCATGAAGACTCATTGGAAAGAGCGCAGAACCTGGTAAACTATACACACGCTTGCTTGTCTAAATCGTGTATACGGcggtacctcgacttacgagACACCAGACTTAGGAATATTTTGAGCTACAAGCCATTGATCAGATAGCGAACAGTTCTCCAAAGAAGAAGCCGAatgtttgcttcaagctgttgtttttgtactgcattccaagttgaagtttaaaggtaaaacaaaatgaatcacATGTGTATTAAATCAACTCACATAACTTACAAACGTCTGTTGGCTTAATGTTAacgcaaaatgccatagatgggatAACGAAACCAGCATCGATGTTACGGTTCCAACCCTTTAaccaatggatatttgaacaaaaatgatGCAGCAGTGCACATAGACCGATAGTGTAACAATACACACaggcatactgtatgttctttaTTCTTCGTGAAAaacgacaaatattactgcagcttacttaGACACGCCAGTAGTGAGTTAAGTTCTGATGAATACCTATATTATGCACCCCCCttgtggccaaggcgtgcacactAGAAGATGCACAATGTCAATGGGTATTGAAAGCATGATGCATAACATGTTTAATTCTTTAgattctatttgtttttataaagtacaatactgtagagagctttaaaaaaaaaaccttaaccaAAACCGCTGTTGTTGtgagtgtggtcacagaacaaataaaacccgtaagtcaaggcaccactgcccACGCATACTGACAACTTTGACTTGTTGCAGCGCCGCCCAGTTGCTCAACTACCCCGGCAAAAATAAGATCCCGCTCAACTATCACATTGTGGAGGTGCGCTCATTTCTTTCACATGCTACACAAAACCATCCATAAAACACAGATTTTTGACGaccttttcctttgttttacccTTCAGGTGATTTTTGGAGAACTTTTCCAGCTGCCCTCACCGCCTCACATCAACGTCATGTACACGTCACTTCTGATCGAACTGTGCAAACTGCAGCCCGGTTCGCTACCACAAGTCGTATCCTAATCTAGATTTTTGCCGCCCCTCGGAGCGTGCGGCTTCTTTCGTTTTAAATTGCGTCCGACacaaaaaggtaaataaaatgtcattgatTTCCTCCTTAAGAATTGGACATTTTCTTGATGTTGAGGTCACAAGTACCTGTGTCTGAAAACGAATAGCAAGTCGTCCATTTTGGTTGAAAGCGACCTCCGAGGGCGTTCAGCCTAATGAGCCGCCTAAAGTGGAATTGTGAATACTAGTGCTCTAAACGCCGAATAGAtgttgcttgtttttctttaactCGGTGCCTCAGTTGGCCCAAGCCACAGAGATGCTCTACATGCGCCTAGACACCATGAACACTACCTGCATTGACAGGTACAAAATGTCTCTTCCCTGCCCTTTGCTGAAGGGCCACGCCCATCTTCTTCCCTTCTCATCCGGCCCTCTTCTTGCTTCCAGACTCATCAACTGGTTCTCCCACCACCTAAGCAACTTCCAGTTCCGATGGAGCTGGGACGACTGGTGAGTGATGCTTCTCAACTTTTAAGTGTGGATGGTTAGCGTTCGCAGGGTCGGCAGGCTTGATTaaccctttgttgttgttttttgtaaaggGCTGACTGTTTGACGTTGGATCTCGAGAAACCCAAACCCAAATTTGTCAAAGAGGTTCTGGAGAAGTGTATGAGGTAAGaactactttttttgtaattaaatagaTGTAAATATGGCACATCAGGGGTGTATAGACCATCAAATGTCATAAATATGATCCATTAGcagtacatacatactgtaaattatgGTACATCAGATGCCCACAGAACATTTAAGTATGATAAACTTGGTACAcacaataaatgtaaataaggTACATTGCTCGTATTTCGAAAATTAAGTTTGATGTAAATATGCTCCATGAGGGACATACAGCAAATGTAACCTTAACGTGGTACTTTAGAGGTAAATACATTTGATATGATGTTAATATTGTATGTTAGAGGTTTATAGAACATGAACTATATTGTACAAATAGTACATAGGTGTGCATTCTTTAAATATGATACAGTAGAGGTACATGCATTAAATGTGGTGTAAATATGCTGTGTTAGATGTCgacaggaaaaataaatgtcaatatgatgcattcaatgtgtactgtatgtttagacattaacaatgtaaatatattgtacattagAGGTACTGTAGATAAATTagatataattaaatatatataatgtcttgtttttaactgaGAAGGGGTGCGTGTTGTGCAGGTTGTCCTACCACCAAAGGATGGTGGAAATTGTCCCGCCCACCTTCGCCGCCCTCATCCCGGCCGAGCCCGTCTTCATTTACAAATACGCCGACGAAAGCGCTTGTACGCCGTTTTGTTGTTCGTGAACCACAACAAACGTGACATGCCCTTGAATTCACTCACAGCTgacgttgtcttttttttgtctcagcgATGTTGCCGGGTTACCCCTTGTCCATCACCGTCAGCAACGCCATTAAGAACCGAGCGTCCAACGAGGAGATCCTCACCATCCTCAAAGACATGCCCAACCCCAACCAGGATGACGATGAcggttattgttgttttttttttaaatcatttattcAACATGTTTTACATTGTCACACTTTACGTCAGCtgattatatgaaaataaatattggacGTTCCTGCTTCTTCTCCTGGCAGACGAAGGCGAGAGCTTCAACCCGTTGAAGCTGGATGTCTTCTTGCAGACGCTTCTTCACCTGGCTGCGAAATCCTTTAGCCACTCGTTCAGCGCCCTCGGCAAGTAAGTTCAATTCAGACGTCTAAAATGTTTCGCTATGGTTCCAATGAGCTGTTCACTGTAACGGACTATCGGCTATATTGGACGGCCCCTTGCCCCTATtgtccgttctatcgaggttccactgtgtttgTCTATTGCAATACGTCAATCAAccaattttttaataaaaaaataaaaacattaaaaaaaagttcactatTGATCACGTGATGGGACGGGCCAAACTATGACAACAAAGTCACCGGGAGTGAACGGGAGTGGAAAGCACTCGCGAGAGTGACTCCAGATGAGCTCGTCTTCTGCAGGTTTCACGAGATCCTGAAGAACCTGACCGAGAGCGATGAGGGCAAACTGCACATTCTCAAGGTGATCTACGAGGTGTGGAAAAACCACCCGCAGGTAGGACAACCCCACTCCACACTCGGCGGTTCACGTTCCCGCCTTACGTTCCGGAACTTTTTAATCTCTTTAGATGATCGCCGTGCTGGTGGACAAGATGATCCGCACGCAGATTGTGGACTGCGCCGCCGTGGCCAACTGGCTCTTTTCTCAGGACA is a window of Phycodurus eques isolate BA_2022a chromosome 9, UOR_Pequ_1.1, whole genome shotgun sequence DNA encoding:
- the LOC133407560 gene encoding LOW QUALITY PROTEIN: nuclear cap-binding protein subunit 1 (The sequence of the model RefSeq protein was modified relative to this genomic sequence to represent the inferred CDS: deleted 1 base in 1 codon) gives rise to the protein MSRRRHSDSYDGGQDHKRRRTSEPTEIEDSLESLICNVGEKSKSSLESNLEGLAGVLEADLPNYKNKILRILCAVARLLPEKLTVYTTLVGLLNARNYNFGGEFVEAMIRQLKETLKNNLYSEAVYLVRFLSDLVNCHVIAAPSMVAMFENFVSVTQEEDVPQVRSDWFVFVVLSCLPWVGKELYEKKDVEMDRLLSQIEGYLKRRVKTHLPMLQVWTAEKPHPQEEYLDCLWAQIQKLKKDRWLERHILRPYIAFDSVLCEALQHNLPPFTPPGHMPDAQYPMPRVIFRMFDYTDAPEGPVMPGSHSVERFVIEENLHCIMKTHWKERRTCAAQLLNYPGKNKIPLNYHIVEVIFGELFQLPSPPHINVMYTSLLIELCKLQPGSLPQVLAQATEMLYMRLDTMNTTCIDRLINWFSHHLSNFQFRWSWDDWADCLTLDLEKPKPKFVKEVLEKCMRLSYHQRMVEIVPPTFAALIPAEPVFIYKYADESASMLPGYPLSITVSNAIKNRASNEEILTILKDMPNPNQDDDDDEGESFNPLKLDVFLQTLLHLAAKSFSHSFSALGKFHEILKNLTESDEGKLHILKVIYEVWKNHPQMIAVLVDKMIRTQIVDCAAVANWLFSQDMAHEFTRLYIWEILHSTIRKMNKHVQKIQNELEEAKDKLEKQQNKRPRDSGDEEDMEKNSEDEEGQLEEQIERLQEKVEAAQSEQKNLFLVIFQRFIMLLTEHLVRCETGSVNVSTPWYKNCVERLQQIFLMHHVTIQQYMGTLENLLFTAELDHHILAVYQQFCALQL